A genomic window from Prunus persica cultivar Lovell chromosome G2, Prunus_persica_NCBIv2, whole genome shotgun sequence includes:
- the LOC18787520 gene encoding beta-D-glucosyl crocetin beta-1,6-glucosyltransferase: MVYSDQRKLTILMLPWLAHGHISPYLELAKKLTTKRNFHIFICSTPVNLSSIKPKLSQKYSHCIEFVELHLPHDDLPELPPHYHTTNGLPPHLMSTLKRAFDMSSNNFSNILKTLSPDLLIYDFLQPWAPSLASLQNFPSIEFITMGAAFTSFSIQHLKNPSVKFPFPSIYLQDYEAEKFNNVLESSANGIKDGDRVQQCSARSCNIILVKTSRGIEEKYIDYLSDLMGKKIVPVGTLVQEPVDQKVDEETWIMKWLNKMERSSVVYVCFGSEYFLSKEQIEEIAHGLELSKVSFIWVIRFSKEEKNTRVEEVLPEGFLQRVGEKGVIMEGWAPQAKILQHSSVGGFVSHCGWNSVLESIKFGVPIIAMPMHLDQPINARLVEEVGVGVEVKRTGEGSLQREEVAKVIRDVFVEKIGEGVRKKALKIRDNMNKKEDEEIDGVVEELMQVCTGRESK; encoded by the coding sequence atggTTTACTCTGACCAAAGAAAACTTACTATTCTTATGCTTCCATGGCTAGCTCACGGCCATATATCTCCCTACCTAGAGCTAGCCAAGAAGCTGACCACCAAGAGAAATTTTCACATCTTTATTTGTTCCACGCCTGTAAATCTCAGCTCCATCAAGCCTAAACTCTCCCAAAAATATTCTCATTGCATTGAATTTGTGGAACTCCATCTTCCACATGATGACTTGCCTGAACTCCCACCTCACTACCATACCACCAATGGCCTCCCTCCCCATCTCATGTCCACTCTCAAAAGGGCCTTTGATATGTCCAGCAACAACTTCTCCAACATCCTCAAAACCCTAAGCCCAGATTTGCTCATATATGATTTTCTTCAACCATGGGCGCCCTCTCTAGCTTCATTGCAAAATTTTCCATCCATCGAATTCATCACCATGGGTGCTGCCTTTACTTCATTTAGTATTCAACATCTCAAGAACCCTAGTGTCaagtttccttttccttcGATTTATCTTCAAGATTACGAAGCTGAAAAGTTCAACAACGTGTTGGAATCTTCAGCAAATGGCATCAAAGATGGAGACCGTGTTCAGCAATGCAGTGCTCGATCTTGTAACATCATTTTGGTAAAGACATCCAGGgggattgaagaaaaatatattgattATCTCTCTGATTTAATGGGGAAAAAGATCGTGCCTGTTGGCACGCTTGTTCAAGAGCCAGTGGATCAAAAAGTTGATGAGGAAACATGGATCATGAAATGGCTGAACAAAATGGAAAGGTCTTCTGTAGTGTATGTATGCTTTGGCAGTGAGTACTTTCTGTCCAAGGAGCAAATAGAAGAGATAGCTCACGGATTAGAGCTTAGCAAAGTGAGCTTCATTTGGGTTATAAGATTTTCTAAGGAGGAGAAAAATACTAGGGTTGAAGAGGTGTTACCAGAAGGGTTTTTACAGAGGGTGGGAGAGAAGGGAGTGATAATGGAGGGTTGGGCCCCACAGGCAAAGATACTGCAGCATTCTAGTGTTGGGGGGTTTGTGAGTCACTGCGGATGGAACTCAGTGTTGGAGAGCATCAAGTTTGGTGTTCCAATTATAGCCATGCCTATGCATCTTGACCAGCCGATCAACGCTAGACTAGTGGAGGAGGTGGGTGTTGGTGTTGAGGTTAAGAGAACAGGTGAAGGAAGTTTGCAAAGAGAAGAGGTCGCAAAGGTGATTAGAGATGTTTTTGTGGAGAAAATTGGAGAGGGAGTGAGAAAAAAGGCATTGAAAATAAGAGACAACATGAACAAGAAAGAGGATGAAGAGATTGATGGGGTCGTGGAGGAACTGATGCAAGTTTGTACGGGAAGGGAATCTAAGTGA